The Thermus brockianus genome window below encodes:
- a CDS encoding ABC transporter ATP-binding protein — MDRAPLLALKGIRKRFGEHEVLKGIDLAVYPGEILALLGPSGCGKTTLLRVIAGLESPDGGRVVLEGQDITHLPPERRGIGFVFQDYALFPHLTALGNVAFGLKGKDRLLRAQKALERVGMTLFQHRKPQELSGGQQQRVALARALAPGPKLVLLDEPFSSLDASLRAATREEVRKVLKETGTTALLVTHDQEEALSFADRLGVMRDGKLLQVDTPEAVYLRPKTPFVAQFLGRTNLLSGEGKGRYAETCLGPVALAEPAHGPLLLSLRPEALRLAPPEAGGALGRVVAREFKGHDLTYRVRLLAPEREVLVQEGPESPFRVGDVVAVQVVGEGVALEGQSPKAPVGTD; from the coding sequence TTGGACCGAGCGCCGCTTTTAGCCCTAAAGGGCATCCGCAAACGCTTCGGGGAGCACGAGGTGCTGAAGGGGATAGACCTCGCCGTCTACCCCGGGGAGATCTTGGCCTTGCTTGGGCCTTCGGGTTGCGGCAAGACCACCCTCCTTAGGGTCATCGCCGGCCTGGAAAGCCCCGACGGGGGAAGGGTGGTTCTGGAGGGCCAAGACATCACCCACCTTCCCCCAGAAAGGCGGGGCATCGGCTTCGTCTTCCAGGACTACGCCCTCTTTCCCCACCTCACCGCCTTGGGCAACGTGGCCTTCGGGCTCAAGGGGAAAGACCGCCTGCTCCGGGCGCAGAAGGCCCTGGAACGGGTGGGCATGACCCTCTTCCAGCACCGCAAGCCCCAGGAGCTTTCCGGCGGGCAACAGCAGCGGGTGGCCTTGGCCCGGGCCCTGGCCCCCGGCCCCAAGCTGGTCCTCCTGGACGAGCCCTTCTCCAGCCTGGACGCAAGCCTCCGGGCCGCCACCCGGGAAGAGGTGCGCAAGGTGCTCAAAGAGACGGGCACCACCGCCCTCCTGGTCACCCACGACCAAGAGGAGGCCCTTTCCTTCGCCGACCGCCTGGGGGTGATGCGGGACGGAAAGCTCTTGCAGGTGGACACCCCCGAGGCGGTCTACCTTAGGCCCAAGACCCCCTTTGTGGCCCAGTTCCTGGGGCGCACCAACCTCCTTTCCGGGGAGGGGAAGGGGCGCTACGCCGAAACCTGCCTTGGCCCCGTGGCCTTGGCCGAGCCCGCCCACGGACCCCTTCTCCTTTCCCTGCGCCCCGAGGCCTTGCGGCTCGCCCCCCCGGAGGCGGGCGGGGCCTTAGGTCGGGTGGTGGCCCGGGAGTTCAAGGGGCACGACCTCACCTACCGGGTGCGCCTCCTGGCCCCGGAGCGGGAGGTCCTGGTGCAAGAGGGGCCGGAAAGCCCCTTCCGGGTGGGGGATGTGGTGGCGGTACAGGTGGTGGGGGAAGGGGTGGCCTTGGAAGGCCAAAGCCCCAAGGCCCCCGTGGGCACCGACTAA
- the truA gene encoding tRNA pseudouridine(38-40) synthase TruA, with protein sequence MRRILLLAEYDGTHFAGLQRQREGLRTVQGELEKVLPAIGALPKAVAAGRTDAGVHALAMPFHADLLGSIPVERVPEALNRLLPEDLKVLAAREVAQDFHARKDALWRAYRYRVLVRPHPSPLLRHRVLWLRRPLDLKALEEALPLLLGRHNFLGFAKEEVREGVRELLEARLFVVEGEGGLEVHFYFRGTSFLRGQVRGMVGTLLEVGLGKRPPESLKAILETQDRRLAGPSAPPQGLYFVEAAYPEERLMPR encoded by the coding sequence GTGCGCCGCATCCTCCTCCTCGCCGAATACGACGGCACCCACTTCGCCGGGCTCCAGCGGCAACGGGAGGGCTTGCGCACGGTGCAGGGGGAGCTGGAGAAGGTCCTTCCCGCCATCGGGGCCCTCCCCAAGGCGGTGGCCGCAGGCCGCACGGACGCTGGGGTCCACGCCTTGGCCATGCCCTTCCACGCCGACCTCCTCGGCTCCATCCCCGTGGAACGGGTCCCCGAGGCCCTAAACCGCCTCCTCCCGGAGGACCTCAAGGTCCTCGCCGCCAGGGAAGTGGCCCAGGACTTCCACGCCCGCAAGGACGCCCTTTGGCGCGCCTACCGCTACCGGGTCCTCGTAAGGCCCCACCCCTCCCCCCTCCTGCGCCACCGGGTCCTATGGCTTCGGCGCCCCTTGGACCTGAAGGCCCTGGAGGAAGCCCTGCCCCTCCTCCTAGGGCGGCACAACTTCCTGGGCTTCGCCAAGGAGGAGGTGCGGGAGGGGGTTAGGGAGCTCTTGGAAGCCCGGCTCTTTGTGGTGGAGGGGGAGGGGGGCCTCGAGGTCCACTTCTATTTCAGGGGCACCAGCTTCCTCAGGGGCCAGGTGCGGGGGATGGTGGGCACCCTCCTGGAGGTGGGCCTGGGGAAGCGCCCCCCGGAAAGCCTAAAGGCCATCCTGGAAACCCAAGACCGCCGCCTCGCCGGCCCCTCGGCTCCTCCCCAAGGGCTTTACTTCGTGGAGGCAGCCTACCCGGAAGAGCGCCTGATGCCAAGGTAA
- a CDS encoding ABC transporter permease produces MATATASAKPRTFFSLFWRRLRRHKMAMAGLVVILLLILMAIFAPWLAPYDPTAQPTGEDVGQYYFNPPSREHPLGTDDLGRDVLSRIIYGSRISLLVGFAVAFSSVILGTIMGTLAGYFSGRPLRFYLGPLRREREGFYPWSFALWRVFSWVLYYGVLYLALSIAWALAKDGIQAGSLGSYLGFGLALALGLWAAWYGLKGEIRLDLDILISRLIDFMLTIPTLPLLLVLSALLRDPGVKVGQWAQGVFGDAASVFIIIAILVLFGWLGTARLVRGNILSLREQDYATAAQALGATDARIMFRHLVPNTLAPLIVQATLQVGGAILTEAALSFLGFGIQPPVATWGNMLTNAQEYIFTAPWLALPPGFMIFITVLAFNYLGDGLRDALDPRSRL; encoded by the coding sequence ATGGCGACCGCAACCGCATCCGCTAAGCCCAGGACCTTCTTTAGCCTCTTTTGGCGCCGCTTGCGGCGGCACAAGATGGCCATGGCGGGGCTGGTGGTCATCCTCCTCCTCATCCTTATGGCCATTTTTGCCCCCTGGCTTGCGCCCTACGACCCCACGGCCCAGCCCACGGGGGAGGACGTGGGCCAGTACTACTTCAACCCCCCTTCCCGGGAGCACCCCCTGGGCACGGACGACCTGGGGCGGGATGTGCTTTCCCGCATCATCTATGGCTCCCGCATCTCCTTGCTGGTGGGCTTTGCCGTGGCCTTCTCCAGCGTGATCCTGGGGACCATCATGGGGACGCTGGCGGGGTACTTCTCCGGGCGTCCCCTGCGCTTCTACCTGGGTCCCCTGCGCCGGGAGCGGGAGGGGTTTTACCCCTGGAGCTTTGCCCTTTGGCGGGTCTTCTCCTGGGTCCTCTACTACGGGGTGCTCTACCTGGCCCTTTCCATCGCCTGGGCCCTGGCTAAAGACGGGATCCAGGCGGGGAGCCTGGGGAGCTACCTGGGCTTTGGCCTGGCCCTGGCCCTGGGGCTCTGGGCCGCCTGGTACGGCCTCAAAGGCGAGATCCGCCTGGACCTGGACATCCTCATCAGCCGGCTCATTGACTTCATGCTCACCATCCCCACCCTGCCCCTCCTCCTGGTGCTTTCCGCCCTCCTCCGGGACCCTGGGGTCAAGGTGGGGCAGTGGGCGCAAGGGGTGTTTGGGGATGCGGCGAGCGTTTTCATCATCATCGCCATCTTGGTGCTTTTCGGTTGGCTGGGCACGGCGAGGCTGGTGCGGGGGAACATCCTCTCCTTGCGGGAGCAGGACTACGCCACCGCCGCCCAGGCCCTGGGGGCCACGGACGCCCGCATCATGTTCCGCCACCTGGTGCCCAACACCTTGGCCCCCCTCATCGTCCAGGCTACCCTGCAAGTGGGTGGGGCGATCCTTACGGAGGCGGCGCTTTCCTTCCTGGGCTTTGGCATCCAGCCCCCGGTGGCCACCTGGGGCAACATGCTGACCAACGCCCAGGAGTACATCTTCACCGCCCCGTGGTTGGCCCTGCCCCCGGGCTTCATGATCTTCATCACCGTCTTGGCCTTTAACTACCTGGGGGACGGCCTGCGGGACGCCTTGGACCCGAGGAGCCGGCTTTAG